A stretch of bacterium DNA encodes these proteins:
- a CDS encoding methyltransferase domain-containing protein: protein MSDAARTCLACGAADVRRFLLLPEVPVFCNIMWDDADGARSAPRGDLDLGICGACGHVFNLAFDIERVKYAENYENSLHHSPRFQSYAEELARDLRERHDVDGGSVVEIACGQGDFLKMVCVDPGTTGIGFDPSYRGEAVAPNVTIRGEYFGARPFGKPADLVCCRHALEHIETPVPFLQGMRGALTESSRAVIFFEVPNSLYSLRDGGVWDFIYEHVSYFCGTSLAACFVRAGLRVTRTWETFGGQFLCLEAAADGEAGSDGADLSPVPGAAELVALAEGLSTQLEELLEHWRKRFAAVRAAGGKVAVWGAGSKGVTFLNLMGADADLCLPVDINPEKRGKHVAGTGHPIVAPADLAGRDVRLVLVMNPVYTEEIAGMVRDLGISAEVVGV, encoded by the coding sequence ATGAGCGACGCCGCCCGGACCTGCCTGGCCTGCGGCGCCGCCGACGTGCGCCGGTTCCTGCTGCTGCCCGAGGTGCCCGTCTTCTGCAACATCATGTGGGACGACGCGGACGGCGCCCGCAGCGCGCCCCGGGGCGACCTCGACCTCGGCATCTGCGGCGCCTGCGGCCATGTCTTCAACCTGGCCTTCGACATCGAGCGGGTGAAGTACGCCGAGAACTACGAGAACTCGCTGCACCACTCGCCGCGCTTCCAGTCCTACGCCGAGGAGCTGGCCCGTGACCTGCGCGAGCGCCACGACGTGGACGGCGGCTCCGTGGTCGAGATCGCCTGCGGCCAGGGCGATTTCCTGAAGATGGTCTGCGTCGACCCGGGCACGACCGGCATCGGCTTCGATCCGAGCTACCGGGGCGAAGCGGTGGCGCCGAACGTGACGATCCGCGGCGAGTACTTCGGGGCGCGCCCCTTCGGCAAGCCCGCCGACCTCGTCTGCTGCCGGCACGCCCTCGAGCACATCGAGACGCCCGTGCCCTTCCTGCAGGGCATGCGCGGGGCGTTGACCGAATCCTCGCGGGCCGTGATCTTCTTCGAGGTGCCCAACTCCCTTTACAGCCTGCGGGACGGCGGGGTCTGGGACTTCATCTACGAGCACGTGAGCTATTTCTGCGGCACGAGCCTGGCGGCCTGTTTCGTGCGGGCGGGGCTGCGGGTCACGCGCACCTGGGAGACCTTCGGCGGCCAGTTCCTCTGCCTCGAGGCGGCGGCCGACGGCGAGGCCGGCAGCGACGGGGCCGACCTGTCGCCCGTGCCCGGCGCCGCCGAACTCGTCGCCCTGGCCGAGGGCCTGTCGACCCAGCTCGAGGAGCTGCTCGAGCACTGGCGCAAACGTTTCGCGGCCGTGCGCGCCGCGGGCGGCAAGGTCGCGGTGTGGGGCGCCGGCTCGAAGGGCGTCACCTTCCTGAACCTGATGGGCGCCGACGCCGACCTGTGCCTCCCCGTCGACATCAACCCTGAGAAGCGGGGCAAGCACGTGGCGGGCACCGGGCATCCCATCGTGGCGCCGGCCGACCTCGCCGGCCGCGACGTGCGTCTGGTCCTGGTCATGAATCCGGTCTACACCGAGGAGATCGCGGGCATGGTGCGCGATCTCGGCATCAGCGCCGAGGTCGTGGGCGTCTAG
- a CDS encoding methyltransferase domain-containing protein, translating to MSDAITCPNCRQGTMEIFHEARGVPTNSCILLETRDEAVNYPKGDITLGFCGECGFVGNTSFDEKLTEYSGRYEETQGFSPTFQKFHRDLADRVIARFGLEGRDVLEIGCGKGEFLLLLCENGRNNGVGYDPGYRADRHAPAPGENVSFVADFYTEKCTDTAADFVCCKMTLEHIPATLDFMKMVRAAQGDREADIFFMIPEAMRILTDCAFEDVYYEHCSYFTPVSLTRLFSGAGFFPVECGVEYGDQYLTIAATTRDTGRSADVPADQLDQLKRWVAEFPDLFRRQLEFWGKRLGELHAQGKKTVIWGSGSKGVSFLTTLGLQDEIAGAVDINPHRHGYFMPGTGHRILGPDDLVELQPDAVIVMNPIYKEEITLDLAKRGLNPRMFAIDDGLETVREGS from the coding sequence ATGTCCGACGCCATCACCTGTCCGAACTGCCGACAGGGCACCATGGAGATCTTCCATGAGGCCCGCGGCGTGCCGACCAACAGCTGCATCCTGCTCGAGACGCGCGACGAGGCCGTGAACTACCCCAAGGGGGACATCACTCTCGGCTTCTGCGGCGAGTGCGGCTTCGTGGGCAACACGAGCTTCGACGAGAAGCTGACCGAGTACTCCGGCCGCTACGAGGAGACCCAGGGCTTCTCGCCGACCTTCCAGAAGTTCCACCGCGACCTGGCCGACCGCGTCATCGCGCGCTTCGGCCTCGAGGGGCGCGACGTGCTCGAGATCGGCTGCGGCAAGGGCGAGTTCCTGCTGCTGCTGTGCGAGAACGGGCGCAACAACGGCGTGGGCTACGATCCGGGCTACCGCGCCGATCGCCACGCCCCGGCGCCGGGCGAGAACGTCAGTTTCGTGGCCGACTTCTACACCGAGAAGTGCACCGACACCGCGGCCGACTTCGTCTGCTGCAAGATGACCCTCGAACACATCCCGGCCACCCTCGACTTCATGAAGATGGTGCGTGCGGCCCAGGGCGACCGCGAGGCCGACATCTTCTTCATGATTCCCGAGGCCATGCGCATCCTCACCGACTGCGCCTTCGAGGACGTCTACTACGAGCACTGCTCGTACTTCACGCCCGTCTCCCTGACCCGCCTGTTCAGCGGGGCCGGGTTCTTCCCGGTCGAGTGCGGCGTCGAGTACGGCGACCAGTACCTGACCATCGCGGCGACGACCCGCGACACCGGCCGCAGCGCCGACGTCCCGGCCGACCAACTCGACCAGCTCAAGCGCTGGGTCGCCGAGTTTCCCGACCTCTTCCGGCGCCAGCTCGAGTTCTGGGGCAAGCGCCTCGGCGAGCTGCACGCCCAGGGGAAGAAGACGGTCATCTGGGGCTCGGGCTCCAAGGGCGTGTCGTTCCTGACGACCCTCGGCCTGCAGGACGAGATCGCCGGCGCCGTCGACATCAACCCGCACCGGCACGGCTACTTCATGCCGGGCACCGGTCACCGCATCCTCGGCCCGGACGACCTGGTCGAACTGCAGCCCGATGCGGTGATCGTCATGAACCCGATCTACAAGGAAGAGATCACCCTCGACCTGGCCAAGCGCGGCCTGAACCCGCGCATGTTCGCCATCGACGACGGGCTCGAGACCGTGCGAGAGGGCTCATGA
- a CDS encoding class I SAM-dependent methyltransferase, which translates to MSRNDAVCRSCGHDHLEPVLDLGITPLADRMLYERQLNEPEPTFPLEVAFCPECSLVQILETVDPEMLFDEDYPYFSSFSTYLLEHSRKNVLELIERRGLTGDSFVIELASNDGYLLKNYVENGIPVLGIDPVPALCEAAEKIGVPSRAAFFGKAVGEGLAAEGKQADIIHANNVLAHVADTNGFVAGIAAALKPEGMAVIEFPYLRDLIDHCEFDTIYHEHLCYFSVTAVDHLLRRHGLYLNDCWRLPIHGGSLRLFIEKTDAPLDSVKTLLAEERELGLDRIDYYREFSRRVAQLKVDLLAMLRGFKADGKQIVAYGAAAKGSTMINYVGIGTELIDFVADKNVHKQGRYMPGQKVPIVAHDRILAEQPDYVLLLPWNLEKEILAQEQDFRAAGGKFIIPVPTPHVV; encoded by the coding sequence ATGAGCCGAAACGACGCCGTCTGCCGCAGCTGCGGCCACGACCACCTCGAGCCGGTGCTGGACCTGGGCATCACGCCCCTGGCCGACCGCATGCTCTACGAGCGCCAGCTGAACGAGCCCGAGCCGACCTTTCCCCTCGAGGTGGCCTTCTGCCCCGAGTGCTCGCTCGTGCAGATCCTCGAGACGGTCGACCCCGAGATGCTCTTCGACGAGGACTATCCCTACTTCTCGTCCTTCAGCACCTACCTGCTGGAGCACTCGCGGAAGAACGTGCTCGAGCTGATCGAACGGCGCGGCCTGACGGGCGACAGCTTCGTCATCGAGCTCGCGAGCAACGACGGCTACCTCCTCAAGAACTACGTCGAGAACGGCATCCCCGTCCTGGGCATCGACCCGGTGCCGGCCCTGTGCGAGGCGGCCGAGAAGATCGGCGTGCCCAGCCGGGCGGCCTTCTTCGGCAAGGCGGTGGGCGAGGGGCTGGCGGCCGAGGGCAAGCAGGCCGACATCATCCACGCCAACAACGTGCTGGCCCACGTGGCCGACACCAACGGCTTCGTGGCCGGCATCGCGGCCGCCCTGAAGCCGGAGGGCATGGCGGTCATCGAGTTCCCCTACCTGCGGGACCTCATCGACCACTGCGAGTTCGACACCATCTACCACGAGCACCTGTGCTACTTCTCGGTGACGGCGGTCGACCACCTGCTGCGCCGACACGGGCTGTACCTGAACGACTGCTGGCGCCTGCCCATCCACGGCGGTTCGCTGCGCCTCTTCATCGAGAAGACCGACGCGCCGCTGGACAGCGTGAAGACGCTGCTCGCCGAGGAACGGGAGCTGGGCCTGGATCGCATCGACTACTACCGCGAGTTCAGCCGCCGCGTCGCGCAGCTGAAGGTCGACCTGCTGGCGATGCTGCGCGGCTTCAAGGCCGACGGCAAGCAGATCGTGGCCTATGGGGCCGCCGCCAAGGGCAGCACCATGATCAACTACGTGGGCATCGGCACCGAGCTGATCGACTTCGTCGCCGACAAGAACGTCCACAAGCAGGGCCGCTACATGCCCGGGCAGAAGGTGCCCATCGTGGCCCACGACCGCATCCTGGCCGAGCAGCCGGACTACGTGCTGCTGCTGCCCTGGAACCTGGAGAAGGAGATCCTCGCCCAGGAGCAGGACTTCCGCGCCGCGGGCGGCAAGTTCATCATCCCCGTGCCCACGCCGCACGTCGTCTGA